One Clupea harengus chromosome 3, Ch_v2.0.2, whole genome shotgun sequence DNA window includes the following coding sequences:
- the LOC116220067 gene encoding harmonin-like, with protein sequence MPQKGKEKKQKHKRKSKKDTLPAERKNKKEMEYELKLAAEKEGMQEREMQLKINRLVQEVRYDLKDLFNPAYGRERWRREVKGH encoded by the coding sequence ATGCCgcagaaagggaaggagaagaagcagaagcaCAAGAGGAAGTCCAAGAAGGACACACTTCCTGCCGAGAGGAAGAACAAGAAGGAGATGGAGTACGAGCTCAAGCTGGCCGCGGAGAAGGAGGGGATGCAGGAGCGAGAGATGCAGCTGAAAATCAACAGGCTGGTGCAGGAGGTACGATATGACCTCAAGGATCTCTTCAATCCTGCGTATGGACGGGAGAGATGGAGGcgggaggtcaaaggtcactaa